A stretch of DNA from Saccharospirillum mangrovi:
CCAGAAAATCGCTGAGGCGTTTTTCCAGGTCTTTGTGAACCTGCAAAGTGCCACAGATAAAGCGCACCGAGGCGGCACCATAACCGTAATCGTCGAGGCCGGTTTTGGCTGCGGCGATCAGGCTGGCATCGTCAGCCAGGCCCAGATAGTTGTTGGCACACAGATTAACCACCGTGCCGGCGTCCAACTCGACAGCCGCAGATTGCGGCGACTGAATGACGCGCTCGGACTTATATAGCCCCTGATCACGCAAAGACTGCAATTGCGCCGGCAAGGCGGCTAATAAAGCACGGGACATGGTTTTCTCCTCAAAAATAGAACGAAGGCGGGTTCGCTTTCAGGTTGCCCAGCCTTGGGTCGCAGCGTTCGAAATACAAGACCGAACGGCCTGTTCACGGCAAAAACGCCGTAAGGCCGTCGCTACGCAATCACCGCCGCCAACAACACCTTCGACCGCCATTCAACAAATGCACCATCGGCATCTTGTAAAACCCCAAGTGCCCACCACCTTGGCTGGAACAGCGGTCGTTAATTTGCCGAAGACGCAAAAAGCGCTGAAACCGGAAAACTCTATCGCTGTTAGAAGCCGCTAATAGTTTGAATTGGTTCACAAAACTCGATTCAATAGCGTGCCATGTTATTTATTCATGGACAGTTTGGCGACCCTCCCGGTCGCCAACCGCCGAGCCCATGCAGGGACTTCTTCACAGGCCGGCGATCCAAGGCAAGGCTCAATGCAAATTAACAGGGATGCCAGTCAGACAGCGGCCCAGCGCCGATACCCTGGTCACGGACCGGTCATAGCGCGATTGCGTACACTGAACTAACCTTCGTTTCAGTTCGTATCTGGCAAGGTGCCACGAACTGGCGTTGGTGGTTTTTCAGACCGAGACGTCGCCAGTCCGACGGGTTTAAAGAGGGAAAATATGGATCAGAAGTTGCAAGAGCTTGAACAAGCCATTGTCGATGCCGAGGAAGCCAAACGTCACTTTGTACAGGAAAACCCCAACGGCAGCGGCGATAAAGCCGAACGGATGCGTCTCTACAACAAGGTCGAACTCGCGCGCAAAGCCCTGCGCGACTACAAACGCATGAACCCCCATCTGCTGTAACGCGACACTGGCCGGGCAATTGCCCGGCGCGTCAGCGCCCTTCCGGACTCCCCGCTCAACATTCTCCCCGCTATTAAATACCCAGGCTGATTGCAAGATTACGCCCGTTAAAACTCATCAAATCGGCGTATTGCAGCGCTTACAGGCTGGTTTCAGGCCGCCGTCATACAGTAGACTAGCGCGCGTTGGCCCGGTCCCAACTCTTTGCACCGATACAATTTCAACGACTGAATAACATCTAAATACAACAACGAGACCAATAAAAATAAGTCGCTTGAGGCCCACCCCTCTGGCTCATCCGAACGGAAACTGAAGGATCCCCGATGAAATACCTAGCCTTGATGGTCAGGTCGCTGTGCCATCTCAATCGCTTGCTGGGGCAAGTGTTTTCCTGGTTTACGCTGGCCATCGTGCTGGTCTGTTTTACCGTCGTCGTGCTGCGTTACATCTTCTCCATCGGCTTTGTCTGGATGCAGGATCTGTATGTCTGGCTGAACGGTGCGATGTTTATGGGCATTGCCGGTTACACGCTGTTGCGTGAAGGCCATGTTCGCGTCGATGTGTTTTACCGTACGGCACCGAAGACCCGCCGCGCCTGGATCGATATCGGCGGCGCGCTGATTTTTATCACTCCCTTTATCTTCACCATCGTGCACTACAGCACGCCTTACGTGCTGCGCTCGTGGAGCTTTATGGAAGGCTCGTCCAACTACGGCGGCATGCCGGGTTTGTATGTGATGAAGAGCTTTATTCTGGTGTTCGCCGCAGTAATTGCGTTGCAAGGCCTGGCGATGATCGGCCGCAGCATTCTGGTATTAAAGCAGCGCGAAGACCTGATTCCTGAAGACTACCGCTACGAGGAGCACGCCTGATGGACGCATCACTCATCGGCGAAATCCTCGCCCTGGTCATGTTTTTCGCCATCATCGGTATTTTGATGTTTGGCTTCCCGGTCGCGTTTTCGCTGGCCGGTACATCGTTGATTTTTGCGGTCATCGCACACGCCTTCGGCGCGCTGGATTTATCGAACCTGTCGAGTCTGGCACCGCGGTACATGGGCATATTGCTCAACGAAGTTCTGGTGGCGGTGCCGCTGTTTATCTTTATGGGGATGATGCTCGAGCGTTCCGGCATCGCTCAGGGTTTGCTGATCACCATGGGCCGTTTGTTCGGCAATTTGCGCGGCGGTCTGGGTATTTCGGTGATTGTGGTTGGGGCGCTGCTCGCCGCATCCACCGGCATCATCGGCGCGACCGTGGTGACCATGGGTTTGCTGTCGTTGCCGGCCATGTTGAAAGCCGGTTACAAGACGCCATTGGCGACGGGCGTGATTACCGCGTCCGGCACTCTGGGGCAGATTATTCCGCCATCAACCGTGTTGATTTTCATGGGCGATATGCTCGCCGGCATCAACGCTCAGGTGCAGATGTCACTCGGTAATTTCGCGCCCAAGCCGGTATCGGTTGGCGACCTCTTCGCTGGCGCTTTTGTGCCCGGTTTGTTGCTGGTGGCGATCTTCATCGGCTACATGATTTTCAAAGCCATCACCGATCCGGAATCCTGCCCGGCGCTGGAAACCGATGCGGAAGATCGCGCACGTCTCGGCCGCGATGTCATCACCACGCTGGTGCCGCCGCTGTTGTTGATCATCGCCGTGCTCGGTTCCATTTTGGGCGGCATTGCGACGGCGACGGAATCGGCATCTGTCGGTGCCGTCGGCGCTATGGTTCTGGCCGCTTTCCACCGCAAACTCACCTACCGCAATTTGCGCGAAGTGATGTTCGCCACCGCCAACACCACGGCGATGATTTTTATCATCCTGATCGGCGCCACCGTATTCTCGCTGGTGTTCCGCATGATGGGCGGTGACGATCTGGTGCACGATTTCCTCAACGCCCTGCCCGGCGGAAAACTCGGCGCCATCATCTTCGTAATGCTGCTGATGTTCCTGCTCGGCTTTATTCTCGATACCTTCGAAATCATCTTTATGGTGTTGCCGATCACCGCGCCGATTCTGTTGACGATGGGCGTCGATCCGGTCTGGCTGGGCGTTATTGTCGCCGTGAATTTGCAGACCAGTTTCTTAACACCGCCGTTCGGTTTCGCGCTGTTTTATTTGCGCGGCGTGGCACCGAAAACGGTCGCGACTACCGACATTTATAAGGGCGCTGTTCCGTTCGTGTTGATGCAGGTGATAGTGATTGCAATCCTGGTAGCCTTTCCCGGCATCGTCACCTGGCTGCCGAATCTGCTCTACGGTTGATCGTCAGCGTTTTAATGGTAATCGTCAGATACAAAAAAACCGGCCCAAGGGCCGGTTTTTTTATCGGAGTAATTATTCCAATTAAGGCTGGAAGAACTGCTCGCGCGCTTGCAGGAAGCGACCGTCCACTTGCTCGGTACGGGTGCGCAAGATTGCCAGCGACTGGAAGTAGCTGTCGGCGGTTTTCTTGGTCAGCGCATCGTTGCTGTTACGCAATTCGCCGAGGATGTCCTTGGCGGCTTCGGCACCGGCACGCAGGATGTCTTCCGGGAAGTAACGCACTTGCACGCCGTGCTGGTTCACCAGAGTTTGCAGCGCAATCGGATCGTTGGCGTAGAAGTCGGACGCCACCTGATCGTATTCCGCCTGGCAGGCGTACTCGACGATCTTCTGCAAGTCAGCCGGCAATGCCGCGAACTTGGATTTGTTGACCACAGCTTCGGTCGCCAGACCCGGCTCTACGAACGACGGCATGTAGTAGTTCTTGGCAACCTGATAGAAGCCCAGTGCCAGGTCGTTGTACGGACCGACGAATTCAGCGGCATCCAAAGCACCGGATTGCAGCGCCTGATAGATTTCGCCACCGGCCATGTTGACCACGGTCGCGCCCAGGCGCTCCCAAACCTGGCCGCCCAGACCCGGCGTCCGGAAACGTACACCGTCGATGTCGGCCAGGCTGTTCAGTTCCTTGCGGAACCAGCCGCCGGCCTGAGTGCCGGTATCGCCAGACATAAAACCTTTCACACCAAACTGGTCGTACACTTCGTCCCAGATTTCCTGGCCGCCCATGTAACGAATCCAGGCAGATAGTTCACGGGACGTCATGCCATAAGGCACGCCGGTGAAGAAAGAAGTCGCACGGCTTTTGTTCTGCCAGTAATAAGCAGCGCCATGACTCATTTCAGCGGAACCCTCGATGACCGCATCGAACGCGCCCAAGGCTGGAACCAGTTCGCCTGCGGCATAGACTTCGACGGTCAGACGGCCGCCAGACATTTCAGTGATTCGGTTGGCCAGACGCTGAGCGCCCACGCCCAGACCCGGGAAGTTACGCGGCCAGGTGGTGACCATGCGCCAGGTGATGCGCTCCTCGGCGATGGCCGGGGCTGACAGAGTAGCGGCCGCTGCAACGCCGCCCGCGCCCATCAAACCCTTTTTGATGACGTCACGTCTTTTCATGCTTGACTCTCCTGCTAGGGATCGAGACTGACACTGCCCGGCCTGCGGCGACCGGAGGTCAGAATCCATGGCTTTTTTAGTTTTGTGTTTTGTTTAGTCGCCAGACGACAAGCGCTGACCGCCCGCTTCCGCCCTCATCAAGAAGGCTGTAAAGCGTCGGTCACACCGGAATCCAACTGGTGTGAACTTACCATTTGAAACAGGGTTGAAGCCGTTGTCTTCACTCTTGTTATCGGGCTTCCAGGGGCTTGTGACTCGCGTCACGAAGAATAACCCCGCCGCTGTGATTTCTCAAACCGGGCGGCCTGTGGCGGGCCTTCTAGACTTTGGTGGTATGGCAAAAACTGTCTGCTTCGGGCAGCGGCAGTTATTGAACTGGTCATCGGCAACGTTCAATATGGCTGCGCTTACTGAGAGAAAACCGGCACAGATCAATAACAATTCGCCGGCCAACGATAAAAATAATCACAACAACGACTAGCCAAACATCAACTGGAGTAAGCATGCCTCTAACGATTGCAGTGCCGCGCGACCGACAGGACGGGGAAACCCGCATCGCAGTCACGCCCGACACCACCCGCAAACTCATCGAGCTGGGTTTTCACGTACGCATCGAATCCGGTGCGGGCGCAGCGGCTCAATACGCTGACACCGCCTATCAGGACGCCGGCGCCGACATCAGTACCGACGTCGCCCAACTGTATGAACAGGCGGATATCCTGCTCAAAATCAACGCGCCCATGGCTCAGCACCCGGTGCTGAATCGCAGTGAACTGGACGCTTTTCCCAACGGCAAAACCTGGGTTTCATTTCTCGCCCCGGCGCAAAACGAAGCGACCTTAAAAACCTTCGCGCAACACAACGCCAACGCCATTTCGCTGGATGCCATTCCGCGTATTTCCCGTGCCCAGAAAATGGACGTGCTCAGTTCGATGGCGAACATCGCCGGCTATCGTGCTGTGATCGAAGCGGCCAATCAGTTCGGTCGTTTCTTCACCGGCCAGATCACCGCCGCTGGCAAAGTGCCGCCCGCCAAAGTGCTGATTATCGGGGCCGGTGTTGCCGGCCTTGCGGCCATCGGCGCCGCTAAAAGCCTGGGTGCGGTGGTGCGTGCTTTCGATACGCGCAAGGAAGTGAAGGAGCAGGTTGAATCCATGGGCGGCCAGTTTCTGACCGTTGAGTTGGAGGAAGACGGTGCCGGCAGCGGCGGTTACGCCA
This window harbors:
- a CDS encoding TRAP transporter small permease subunit; protein product: MKYLALMVRSLCHLNRLLGQVFSWFTLAIVLVCFTVVVLRYIFSIGFVWMQDLYVWLNGAMFMGIAGYTLLREGHVRVDVFYRTAPKTRRAWIDIGGALIFITPFIFTIVHYSTPYVLRSWSFMEGSSNYGGMPGLYVMKSFILVFAAVIALQGLAMIGRSILVLKQREDLIPEDYRYEEHA
- a CDS encoding TRAP transporter large permease subunit — translated: MGEILALVMFFAIIGILMFGFPVAFSLAGTSLIFAVIAHAFGALDLSNLSSLAPRYMGILLNEVLVAVPLFIFMGMMLERSGIAQGLLITMGRLFGNLRGGLGISVIVVGALLAASTGIIGATVVTMGLLSLPAMLKAGYKTPLATGVITASGTLGQIIPPSTVLIFMGDMLAGINAQVQMSLGNFAPKPVSVGDLFAGAFVPGLLLVAIFIGYMIFKAITDPESCPALETDAEDRARLGRDVITTLVPPLLLIIAVLGSILGGIATATESASVGAVGAMVLAAFHRKLTYRNLREVMFATANTTAMIFIILIGATVFSLVFRMMGGDDLVHDFLNALPGGKLGAIIFVMLLMFLLGFILDTFEIIFMVLPITAPILLTMGVDPVWLGVIVAVNLQTSFLTPPFGFALFYLRGVAPKTVATTDIYKGAVPFVLMQVIVIAILVAFPGIVTWLPNLLYG
- a CDS encoding TRAP transporter substrate-binding protein, with protein sequence MKRRDVIKKGLMGAGGVAAAATLSAPAIAEERITWRMVTTWPRNFPGLGVGAQRLANRITEMSGGRLTVEVYAAGELVPALGAFDAVIEGSAEMSHGAAYYWQNKSRATSFFTGVPYGMTSRELSAWIRYMGGQEIWDEVYDQFGVKGFMSGDTGTQAGGWFRKELNSLADIDGVRFRTPGLGGQVWERLGATVVNMAGGEIYQALQSGALDAAEFVGPYNDLALGFYQVAKNYYMPSFVEPGLATEAVVNKSKFAALPADLQKIVEYACQAEYDQVASDFYANDPIALQTLVNQHGVQVRYFPEDILRAGAEAAKDILGELRNSNDALTKKTADSYFQSLAILRTRTEQVDGRFLQAREQFFQP